In Thauera aromatica K172, one DNA window encodes the following:
- the bcrD gene encoding benzoyl-CoA reductase subunit D, with translation MTITAGIDIGTGAVKTVLFRVEGDKTEWLAKRNDRIRQRDPFKLAEEAYNGLLEEAGLKASDVDYVATTGEGESLAFHTGHFYSMTTHARGAVYLNPEARAVLDIGALHGRAIRNDERGKVETYKMTSQCASGSGQFLENIARYLGIAQDEIGSLSTQADNPEVVSSICAVLAETDVINMVSRGISAPNILKGIHISMAGRLAKLLKSVGARDGVVLCTGGLALDEGLLKTLNESIQEQKMAVVAYNHPDSPYAGAIGAALWGAFRHEKLARLGQQQVAEAA, from the coding sequence ATGACGATCACTGCAGGCATCGATATCGGCACTGGCGCGGTCAAGACCGTTCTTTTCCGCGTCGAAGGCGACAAGACCGAATGGCTCGCCAAGCGCAACGACCGCATCCGTCAGCGCGACCCGTTCAAGCTTGCCGAGGAGGCCTACAACGGCCTGCTCGAGGAAGCCGGCCTGAAGGCGTCCGACGTGGATTACGTGGCCACCACCGGCGAAGGTGAGAGCCTCGCCTTCCACACCGGCCACTTCTACTCGATGACCACGCATGCGCGCGGGGCGGTGTACCTGAACCCCGAAGCGCGTGCCGTCCTCGACATCGGCGCGCTCCACGGTCGTGCGATCCGCAACGACGAGCGCGGCAAGGTCGAAACCTACAAGATGACCAGCCAGTGCGCGTCGGGCTCCGGCCAGTTCCTCGAGAACATCGCACGCTATCTGGGCATCGCGCAGGACGAGATCGGCTCGCTGTCGACGCAGGCCGACAACCCCGAAGTGGTGTCGAGCATCTGCGCCGTGCTGGCCGAAACCGACGTCATCAACATGGTGTCGCGCGGCATTTCGGCGCCGAACATCCTGAAGGGCATCCACATCTCGATGGCCGGCCGCCTGGCGAAGCTGCTGAAGTCGGTCGGTGCGCGTGACGGCGTGGTGCTCTGCACCGGTGGTCTGGCGCTCGACGAAGGCCTGCTGAAGACGCTCAACGAGTCGATTCAAGAGCAGAAAATGGCGGTTGTGGCCTACAATCATCCTGACTCGCCCTATGCCGGGGCGATCGGTGCAGCACTGTGGGGCGCCTTCCGTCATGAAAAGCTGGCCCGCCTCGGCCAACAGCAAGTGGCGGAAGCAGCCTGA
- the bcrA gene encoding benzoyl-CoA reductase subunit A — MECFVGIDLGSTTTKAVVMDDKGQVLGRGITNSRSNYDTAARVSKLEAFIDARLSLIRRELDKEPAVAGRVDEIIDGLTRNFRREQFIEQLGDLEQTCVANVEGPRFAGKEKAIVGALTEVFRRLREEEADKLFAPDAQRKSDFFRDLAGSRFMQIGEEVARANGVEFDHLLHMYDKSIIEVENRPPSADMNRKFRSAMERVRGEMSSALDTAALGAPIDAALEIDMSERYVVGTGYGRVRLPFPKEHIRSEILCHGLGAHLMYPKTRTVLDIGGQDTKGIQIDDKGIVVNFQMNDRCAAGTGRYLGYVADEMNMGLHELGPLAMKSTKSIRINSTCTVFAGAELRDRLALGDKREDILAGLHRAIMLRAMSIISRSGGITDQFTFTGGVAKNEAAVKELRQLVKENYGEVQINIDPDSIYTGALGASEFARRAVVEA; from the coding sequence ATGGAATGTTTCGTCGGAATTGATCTGGGGTCCACCACGACCAAAGCGGTCGTCATGGACGACAAGGGGCAGGTGCTCGGCCGCGGCATCACCAACTCGCGCTCGAACTACGACACGGCGGCGCGTGTCTCGAAGCTCGAGGCTTTCATCGATGCGCGCCTGAGCCTGATCCGCCGCGAACTCGACAAGGAGCCGGCAGTGGCCGGGCGGGTCGATGAGATCATCGACGGCCTGACCCGCAACTTCCGTCGCGAGCAGTTCATCGAGCAGCTCGGCGACCTGGAGCAGACCTGCGTGGCCAACGTCGAAGGCCCGCGCTTCGCCGGCAAGGAAAAGGCGATCGTCGGCGCGCTGACCGAAGTCTTCCGCCGCCTGCGCGAGGAAGAGGCGGACAAGCTTTTCGCGCCGGACGCGCAGCGCAAGTCGGACTTCTTCCGCGACCTCGCCGGTTCGCGCTTCATGCAGATCGGTGAAGAAGTGGCCCGCGCCAACGGCGTCGAGTTCGATCACCTGCTGCACATGTACGACAAGTCGATCATCGAGGTCGAGAACCGTCCGCCGTCGGCCGACATGAATCGCAAGTTCCGCAGCGCGATGGAACGCGTCCGCGGTGAGATGTCCAGCGCCCTCGATACCGCTGCGCTGGGCGCGCCGATCGATGCCGCGCTCGAAATCGACATGAGCGAGCGCTACGTCGTCGGCACCGGCTACGGCCGCGTTCGTCTGCCCTTCCCGAAGGAGCACATCCGTTCCGAGATCCTGTGCCACGGCCTGGGCGCGCACCTGATGTATCCGAAGACCCGCACCGTGCTCGACATCGGCGGCCAGGATACCAAGGGCATCCAGATCGACGACAAGGGCATCGTGGTGAACTTCCAGATGAACGACCGCTGTGCTGCTGGTACCGGCCGTTACCTGGGCTACGTCGCCGACGAGATGAACATGGGTCTGCACGAACTCGGCCCCCTCGCGATGAAGTCGACCAAGTCGATCCGCATCAACTCGACCTGCACCGTGTTCGCCGGCGCCGAGCTGCGTGACCGTCTGGCGCTGGGCGACAAGCGCGAGGACATCCTCGCCGGTCTGCACCGTGCGATCATGCTGCGTGCGATGTCGATCATCTCGCGTTCGGGCGGCATCACCGACCAATTCACCTTCACCGGTGGCGTGGCCAAGAACGAGGCAGCGGTCAAGGAACTGCGCCAGCTGGTCAAGGAAAACTACGGCGAAGTGCAGATCAACATCGACCCGGATTCGATTTATACCGGTGCTCTGGGGGCTTCCGAGTTCGCCCGTCGCGCCGTCGTGGAGGCTTGA
- a CDS encoding YfhL family 4Fe-4S dicluster ferredoxin, translating to MALYINDDCTACDACVEECPNEAITPGDPIYVIDPTKCSECVGAFDEPQCRLVCPADCIPDNPDYRETREELQEKYDRLHG from the coding sequence ATGGCCTTGTACATCAACGACGACTGCACGGCGTGCGACGCCTGTGTGGAAGAGTGCCCGAACGAGGCGATTACCCCGGGCGATCCGATCTACGTGATCGACCCGACCAAGTGTTCCGAGTGTGTGGGCGCTTTCGACGAGCCGCAATGCCGGCTGGTCTGTCCGGCGGATTGCATTCCGGATAATCCGGACTACCGCGAAACACGCGAAGAACTGCAGGAGAAGTACGATCGCCTGCACGGTTGA
- a CDS encoding cyclohexa-1,5-dienecarbonyl-CoA hydratase: MSEASSPLKVWLERDGSLLRLRLARPKANIVDAAMIAAMRQALGEHLQAPALRAVLLDAEGPHFSFGASVDEHMPDQCAQMLKSLHGLVREMLDSPVPILVALRGQCLGGGLEVAAAGNLLFAAPDAKFGQPEIRLGVFAPAASCLLPPRVGQACAEDLLWSGRSIDGAEGHRIGLIDVLAEDPEAAALRWFDEHIARLSASSLRFAVRAARCDSVPRIKQKLDTVEALYLEELMASHDAVEGLKAFLEKRSANWENR, translated from the coding sequence ATGAGCGAGGCCAGCTCCCCGCTGAAGGTCTGGCTGGAGCGCGACGGCAGCCTGCTGCGTCTGCGCCTGGCCCGGCCCAAGGCCAACATCGTCGATGCCGCGATGATCGCTGCGATGCGTCAGGCGCTGGGCGAGCACCTCCAGGCTCCGGCGCTGCGCGCGGTGCTGCTCGATGCCGAAGGTCCGCATTTCAGCTTCGGCGCCAGCGTCGATGAGCACATGCCGGACCAGTGCGCGCAGATGCTGAAAAGCCTGCACGGGCTGGTGCGCGAGATGCTCGACAGCCCGGTGCCGATCCTGGTCGCGCTGCGCGGCCAGTGCCTGGGTGGCGGCCTGGAAGTGGCGGCGGCGGGCAACCTGCTGTTCGCCGCGCCGGATGCCAAGTTCGGCCAGCCCGAGATCCGTCTCGGCGTGTTCGCGCCCGCTGCATCCTGCCTGCTGCCGCCGCGCGTCGGCCAGGCCTGCGCCGAAGACCTGCTGTGGTCGGGGCGCAGCATCGACGGTGCCGAAGGGCACCGGATCGGCCTCATCGACGTCCTCGCCGAGGACCCGGAGGCCGCGGCGCTGCGGTGGTTCGACGAACACATTGCACGCTTGAGCGCGAGCTCGCTGCGTTTTGCGGTCCGTGCCGCACGCTGCGACAGCGTGCCGCGCATCAAGCAAAAACTCGATACCGTGGAGGCCCTCTACCTTGAGGAACTGATGGCCAGCCACGATGCGGTGGAAGGGCTGAAAGCCTTTCTTGAGAAGCGTTCTGCAAACTGGGAGAACCGTTGA
- a CDS encoding GNAT family N-acetyltransferase — protein MTSHPHPTTKQMIDQFSGEPNYSDPNPDDAVALSRDRIPVRSLTQEDFDAVVRIDRHDSGQDRSAYYRRKFEEALGGSGVRVSVVAEQDGAVVGFLMARVDFGEFGRAAAAAVIDTVGVDPAMKGRHIGKALVSQLLANLTTLRVESVRSEVEWNQFGLLHFLERCGFRPGQQLALSRPLN, from the coding sequence ATGACCAGCCATCCCCATCCCACTACGAAGCAGATGATCGACCAGTTTTCCGGGGAACCCAACTACAGCGACCCCAACCCGGACGATGCCGTGGCGCTGTCGCGCGACCGGATCCCGGTGCGCTCGCTGACGCAGGAAGACTTCGATGCCGTCGTCCGCATCGACCGCCACGACAGCGGCCAGGATCGCAGCGCGTACTACCGGCGCAAGTTCGAGGAAGCGCTCGGCGGCTCCGGCGTGCGCGTCTCGGTGGTTGCCGAGCAGGACGGTGCCGTGGTCGGCTTTCTGATGGCACGCGTCGATTTCGGCGAATTCGGCCGTGCCGCCGCTGCTGCGGTGATCGACACGGTGGGCGTCGATCCGGCCATGAAAGGGCGTCATATCGGCAAGGCGCTGGTTTCCCAGCTGCTTGCCAATCTGACCACGCTCAGGGTCGAGTCGGTCCGCTCTGAAGTCGAATGGAATCAGTTCGGCCTGCTCCACTTCCTCGAGCGCTGCGGCTTCCGCCCAGGGCAGCAACTGGCGCTATCACGTCCGCTGAACTGA
- a CDS encoding GNAT family N-acetyltransferase: MTANSETRLRPLAAGDVDRLTRLDAMTSGGGSRTSFFERRLKAEQVRAEGFFSCIAERGGNIVGFALGHLLDGEFGVKGRVAVLDAIAVDPGTQRQGVARALMDEFDRVARARGANEMRTQAQWNQPALVEFFAAAGFRLAPRVVLERPTEYVNF, translated from the coding sequence ATGACTGCGAATAGCGAAACCAGGTTGCGCCCGCTCGCCGCTGGCGATGTGGATCGTCTTACCCGTCTCGACGCCATGACCAGCGGCGGCGGTAGTCGTACCAGCTTCTTCGAGCGCCGGCTGAAGGCCGAGCAGGTGCGCGCAGAAGGCTTCTTCTCCTGCATCGCCGAGCGCGGAGGCAACATCGTCGGCTTCGCGCTCGGGCACTTGCTCGATGGCGAGTTCGGCGTCAAGGGGCGGGTTGCCGTGCTCGACGCGATCGCCGTCGACCCGGGCACCCAGCGCCAGGGGGTGGCGCGGGCGCTGATGGATGAGTTCGACCGTGTCGCGCGTGCGCGCGGGGCCAACGAGATGCGCACGCAGGCGCAGTGGAACCAGCCGGCGCTGGTCGAGTTCTTTGCCGCGGCAGGTTTCCGTCTGGCGCCGCGGGTGGTGCTCGAACGCCCGACCGAGTACGTGAACTTCTGA
- the fabG gene encoding 3-oxoacyl-ACP reductase FabG has protein sequence MSFSGELCGRVAIVTGGARGIGSAITNALVARGAEVHVFDLTDTNESAGTLHRVNIADADSVAQAVASLPAPPTMLVNNAGITRDRSLLKMSDDEWRSVIDVNLSGAFHMLRACAPGMVAAGCGSIVNITSINGMRGKFGQANYSSAKAGMIGLTKTAARELGPKGVTVNAVAPGMVMTEMARALPAEVLDRALQESALRKLAAPEDIAAAVVFLLSDMARMITGEVIRVDSGQYI, from the coding sequence ATGAGTTTTTCTGGCGAATTGTGCGGCCGTGTGGCCATCGTGACCGGTGGCGCGCGCGGGATCGGCAGTGCGATCACCAACGCCCTGGTGGCGCGTGGCGCTGAAGTCCATGTATTCGACCTCACCGACACCAACGAGTCGGCGGGAACGCTGCACCGGGTCAACATCGCCGACGCCGACAGCGTGGCGCAAGCGGTCGCGAGCCTGCCGGCGCCGCCCACGATGCTGGTCAACAACGCGGGCATCACCCGCGACCGCAGCCTGTTGAAGATGAGCGACGACGAGTGGCGCTCGGTGATCGACGTCAATCTGAGCGGAGCTTTCCACATGCTGCGCGCCTGCGCGCCGGGAATGGTCGCCGCCGGTTGCGGCAGCATCGTCAATATCACCTCGATCAACGGCATGCGCGGCAAGTTCGGCCAGGCCAACTACAGCTCGGCCAAGGCCGGCATGATCGGCCTCACCAAGACCGCTGCGCGCGAGCTCGGCCCGAAAGGGGTAACGGTGAACGCCGTCGCTCCGGGCATGGTGATGACCGAAATGGCCCGCGCCCTGCCGGCTGAAGTGCTCGACCGCGCCCTGCAGGAATCCGCGCTGCGCAAGCTCGCCGCACCCGAGGATATCGCCGCCGCGGTCGTGTTCCTGCTCTCCGACATGGCCCGCATGATCACCGGCGAAGTCATCCGGGTGGACTCCGGTCAGTACATCTGA
- the bcrC gene encoding benzoyl-CoA reductase subunit C — MSTADIIARCEALYEDLDFTAARQWKEADPSRKVIAYMPVYVPREIIHAAGMLPLGIMGGGDGLEVIHGDAFYQSYICRIPRSTIELGLSKRMDFVDGMLFPSICDVIRNLSGMWKLMFPGKYVRYFDVPQNYRDDVGGNYYTAELNELREGLEHLSGRKITDDALRASIKVYNENRKLVQDVYGLRSREPWKVPSADVYLLMRAGLVLPVEEHNQMLKDYLAAAVKVEAQKRDNCRVIINGSFCEQPPLNLIKSIELSGCYIVDDDYMIVHRFLRNEVSTAGDPMQNLSLAFLHESISTAAKYDDKEEDKGKYLLEQVRTNAAEGVIFAAPSFCDPALLERPMLADRCSENKVPYISFKYAENSGQMQPIREQAGTFADSIKLWS, encoded by the coding sequence ATGAGTACGGCAGACATCATCGCGCGCTGTGAAGCGCTTTACGAGGACCTTGATTTCACTGCCGCCAGGCAATGGAAGGAGGCCGATCCCTCTCGCAAGGTTATCGCCTACATGCCGGTATATGTGCCGCGCGAGATCATTCATGCGGCTGGCATGCTGCCCCTGGGCATCATGGGCGGCGGCGACGGCCTGGAGGTGATCCACGGCGACGCCTTCTACCAGAGCTACATCTGCCGCATCCCACGCTCGACCATCGAACTTGGCCTGTCGAAGCGCATGGATTTCGTCGATGGCATGCTGTTCCCCAGCATCTGTGACGTCATCCGCAACCTGTCGGGCATGTGGAAGCTGATGTTCCCGGGCAAGTACGTGCGTTACTTCGATGTTCCCCAGAACTACCGCGACGACGTCGGCGGCAACTACTACACCGCCGAACTGAACGAACTGCGCGAAGGCCTGGAGCACCTGTCGGGCCGCAAGATCACCGACGACGCCCTGCGCGCTTCGATCAAGGTCTACAACGAAAACCGCAAGCTCGTCCAGGATGTCTATGGCCTGCGTTCGCGCGAGCCCTGGAAGGTGCCGTCGGCCGACGTCTATCTGCTGATGCGCGCCGGCCTGGTGCTGCCGGTCGAAGAGCACAACCAGATGCTGAAGGACTACCTGGCCGCCGCGGTCAAGGTCGAGGCGCAAAAGCGCGACAACTGTCGCGTGATCATCAACGGCTCGTTCTGCGAACAGCCGCCGCTCAACCTGATCAAGTCGATCGAGCTCTCGGGCTGCTACATCGTTGATGACGACTACATGATCGTGCATCGCTTCCTGCGCAACGAAGTGTCGACCGCCGGCGATCCGATGCAGAATCTGTCGCTCGCCTTCCTGCACGAGTCGATCAGCACCGCCGCCAAGTACGACGACAAGGAAGAGGACAAGGGCAAGTACCTGCTCGAACAAGTCCGCACCAACGCCGCCGAAGGCGTCATCTTCGCCGCGCCCAGCTTCTGCGACCCGGCGCTGCTCGAGCGTCCGATGCTGGCCGACCGCTGCTCGGAGAACAAGGTGCCCTACATCTCGTTCAAGTACGCCGAGAACTCGGGCCAGATGCAGCCGATCCGTGAGCAGGCCGGTACTTTTGCCGACTCGATCAAACTCTGGAGCTAA
- the oah gene encoding 6-oxocyclohex-1-ene-1-carbonyl-CoA hydratase, translated as MNPTTQKLVEQNAPAQLVDHNLVPETVCPGVLYEKRPARNLKGEVVPGLYNVWISLDNPKQYNSYTTDMVKGLILAFRAASCARDVASVVFTAVGDKAFCTGGNTKEYAEYYAGNPQEYRQYMRLFNDMVSAILGCDKPVICRVNGMRIGGGQEIGMAADFTVAQDLANFGQAGPKHGSAAIGGATDFLPLMIGCEQAMVSGTLCEPFSAHKANRLGICMQIVPALKVDGKFIANPLVVTDRYLDEFGRIIHGEFKTGDELAAGKELMKRGEIDLSLLDEAVEKLCAKLISTFPECLTKSFEELRKPKLDAWNRNKENSRAWLALNMMNEARTGFRAFNEGNKETGREIEFTDLRQALAKGMPWTPELIESLMPGAK; from the coding sequence ATGAATCCGACTACGCAAAAACTGGTCGAGCAGAACGCTCCGGCGCAATTGGTCGACCACAACCTGGTGCCCGAAACCGTTTGTCCGGGCGTGCTCTACGAGAAGCGTCCGGCGCGCAACCTGAAGGGCGAAGTGGTGCCGGGGCTGTACAACGTCTGGATCTCGCTCGACAACCCGAAGCAGTACAACTCCTACACCACCGATATGGTGAAGGGCCTGATTCTCGCCTTCCGCGCCGCCTCCTGCGCGCGCGATGTCGCCTCGGTGGTGTTTACCGCGGTCGGCGACAAGGCCTTCTGCACCGGCGGCAACACCAAGGAATACGCCGAGTACTACGCCGGCAACCCGCAGGAATACCGCCAGTACATGCGCCTGTTCAACGACATGGTGTCGGCGATCCTCGGTTGCGACAAGCCGGTGATCTGTCGTGTCAACGGCATGCGCATCGGTGGCGGTCAGGAGATCGGTATGGCGGCCGACTTCACCGTGGCCCAGGATCTGGCCAACTTCGGCCAGGCCGGCCCGAAGCACGGTTCGGCGGCGATCGGCGGTGCGACCGACTTCCTCCCGCTGATGATCGGCTGTGAGCAGGCGATGGTGTCGGGCACGCTGTGCGAGCCGTTCTCGGCACACAAGGCCAACCGCCTCGGCATCTGCATGCAGATCGTTCCGGCGCTCAAGGTCGACGGCAAGTTCATCGCCAACCCGCTGGTGGTCACTGACCGCTACCTCGACGAGTTCGGCCGCATCATCCACGGCGAATTCAAGACCGGCGACGAACTCGCGGCCGGCAAGGAACTGATGAAGCGCGGCGAGATCGATCTGTCGCTGCTCGACGAAGCGGTCGAGAAGCTGTGCGCGAAGCTGATCTCCACCTTCCCCGAGTGCCTGACCAAGAGCTTCGAGGAGCTGCGCAAGCCCAAGCTCGACGCCTGGAACCGCAACAAGGAAAACAGCCGCGCCTGGCTCGCGCTGAACATGATGAACGAAGCGCGCACCGGCTTCCGCGCCTTCAACGAAGGCAACAAGGAAACCGGCCGCGAGATCGAATTCACCGATCTGCGACAGGCGCTGGCCAAGGGCATGCCCTGGACCCCCGAGCTGATCGAAAGCCTGATGCCGGGTGCCAAGTGA
- a CDS encoding ABC transporter substrate-binding protein gives MKLKKTLLVAMSLAFVAGTAQAQLKVGISVSATGPAASLGIPERQTVDLMPKTIGGLSVSYVVLDDASDTTSAVKNIRKLVSEDKVDIVLGSTTSPNSLAMIDVAAETKTPMIAWAASSRIVEPVDEKRRWVFKTPQNDAQMATAIVQHMTSSNVKKVSFVGFADAYGEGWYEQFKSIAEARGIEIVANERFNRTDTSVTGQVLKMMSARPDAMFIAGSGTPAALPQKTLKERGWTGKVYQTHGVANNDFLRVCGRDCEGTLLPAGPVLVAEQLPADNPVKASAMKYINAYEAAHGKGSVSTFGAHAWDSGVLLEAAVPAALKGAKPGTAEFRAALRDALESVSEVVGAHGIFNMSPTDHLGLDQRARVMVQIQNGAWKLAK, from the coding sequence ATGAAATTGAAGAAAACCCTGTTGGTCGCGATGAGTCTTGCTTTCGTCGCCGGTACGGCCCAGGCCCAGCTCAAGGTCGGGATCAGCGTTTCGGCGACCGGCCCGGCGGCCTCGCTCGGGATCCCGGAGCGCCAGACCGTGGACCTGATGCCGAAGACGATCGGCGGCCTGTCGGTGAGCTATGTCGTGCTCGACGACGCCTCGGATACGACCAGCGCGGTGAAGAACATCCGCAAGCTCGTTTCCGAAGACAAGGTCGATATCGTGCTCGGCTCGACCACTTCGCCGAATTCGCTGGCGATGATCGACGTTGCCGCCGAAACCAAGACGCCGATGATCGCCTGGGCGGCTTCGAGTCGCATCGTCGAGCCGGTGGATGAGAAGCGGCGCTGGGTGTTCAAGACGCCGCAGAACGACGCCCAGATGGCGACTGCGATCGTCCAGCACATGACCAGCAGCAACGTCAAGAAAGTGTCCTTCGTCGGCTTTGCCGACGCCTACGGTGAGGGCTGGTACGAGCAGTTCAAGTCGATCGCCGAAGCGCGCGGGATCGAGATCGTCGCCAACGAACGCTTCAACCGCACCGACACTTCGGTGACCGGCCAGGTGCTGAAGATGATGTCCGCGCGCCCCGACGCGATGTTCATCGCCGGTTCGGGCACTCCCGCAGCCCTGCCGCAAAAGACGCTGAAGGAGCGCGGCTGGACGGGCAAGGTGTACCAGACCCACGGCGTCGCCAACAACGACTTCCTCCGGGTCTGCGGGCGTGACTGCGAAGGCACGCTGCTGCCTGCCGGACCGGTCCTGGTCGCCGAGCAACTGCCGGCCGACAATCCGGTCAAGGCCAGCGCGATGAAGTACATCAACGCCTACGAGGCAGCCCACGGCAAGGGCAGCGTGTCGACCTTCGGCGCCCACGCCTGGGACTCGGGCGTACTGCTCGAAGCCGCCGTGCCGGCTGCGCTCAAGGGCGCCAAGCCGGGGACCGCCGAATTCCGTGCGGCCCTGCGCGACGCCCTCGAAAGTGTCTCTGAAGTCGTCGGTGCCCACGGCATCTTCAACATGAGCCCGACCGATCACCTCGGCCTCGACCAGCGTGCCCGCGTGATGGTGCAGATCCAGAACGGCGCCTGGAAACTGGCCAAGTAA
- the bcrB gene encoding benzoyl-CoA reductase subunit B — MSAKTNPEVIKESSMVKQKEMIAGNYDRLTGTKESGEKVVSTFVPGNLNELIMCFDMVNNLPETNAIQNGMRKQSGGMIMDAEKAGHSEDVCTYVKADIGMMGRGNIAPNGKPMPAPDMLLLSYTGCFTFMKWFELLRHEYKCPTVMLQIPYQGDGKITKNMRDFVVKQLKEEVIPMFEQVSGVKFDIDRLREYLKNSAKAEDDLVWVLESAKNRPSPIDAYFGGVYYIGPMFTAFRGTADAVEYYGLLRGEIEQRIREGKGPITPEGDMKEEKYRLVVEGPPNWTSFREFWKLFYDEGAVVVASSYTKVGGLYDQGFRHDPNDPLGTLADYCLGCYTNNNLPQRVELLEKYMNEYQADGLLINSIKSCNSFSAGQLLMMREIEKRTGKPAAFIETDLVDPRYFSHANVKNRLESYFQMVDQKRSGASLATA, encoded by the coding sequence ATGAGTGCAAAAACCAACCCTGAAGTCATCAAAGAATCTTCGATGGTGAAGCAGAAGGAGATGATCGCCGGTAACTACGATCGTCTCACGGGCACCAAGGAGTCGGGCGAGAAGGTCGTGTCGACCTTCGTGCCGGGCAACCTGAACGAGCTGATCATGTGCTTCGACATGGTCAACAACCTGCCCGAAACCAACGCCATCCAGAACGGCATGCGCAAGCAGAGCGGCGGCATGATCATGGATGCCGAGAAGGCCGGCCACTCGGAAGACGTGTGTACCTACGTCAAGGCCGACATCGGCATGATGGGTCGCGGCAACATCGCCCCCAACGGCAAGCCGATGCCCGCTCCGGACATGCTGCTGCTGTCCTACACCGGCTGCTTCACCTTCATGAAGTGGTTCGAGCTGCTGCGCCACGAATACAAGTGCCCGACCGTGATGCTGCAGATCCCGTATCAGGGCGATGGCAAGATCACCAAGAACATGCGTGATTTCGTCGTCAAGCAGCTCAAGGAAGAAGTCATTCCGATGTTCGAGCAGGTCTCGGGCGTCAAGTTCGACATCGACCGTCTGCGCGAATACCTGAAGAACTCGGCGAAGGCCGAAGACGATCTGGTGTGGGTGCTCGAGAGCGCGAAGAACCGTCCGTCGCCGATCGACGCCTACTTCGGCGGCGTGTATTACATCGGCCCGATGTTCACCGCTTTCCGCGGCACCGCCGACGCGGTCGAGTACTACGGCCTGCTGCGCGGCGAAATCGAGCAGCGCATCCGCGAAGGCAAGGGGCCGATCACCCCCGAAGGCGACATGAAGGAAGAGAAGTACCGCCTGGTCGTCGAAGGTCCCCCGAACTGGACCAGCTTCCGCGAGTTCTGGAAGCTGTTCTACGACGAAGGCGCGGTGGTGGTGGCGAGCTCCTACACCAAGGTGGGCGGCCTCTACGACCAGGGCTTCCGTCACGACCCGAACGATCCGCTGGGCACGCTGGCCGACTACTGCCTGGGTTGCTACACCAACAACAACCTGCCGCAGCGCGTCGAACTGCTCGAGAAGTACATGAACGAGTACCAGGCCGACGGCCTGCTGATCAACTCGATCAAGAGCTGCAACAGCTTCTCCGCTGGGCAGCTGCTGATGATGCGCGAAATCGAGAAGCGCACCGGCAAGCCGGCCGCGTTCATCGAGACCGACCTTGTCGATCCGCGTTATTTCTCGCACGCAAACGTCAAGAACCGTCTGGAGAGCTACTTCCAGATGGTGGATCAGAAACGCAGCGGCGCGTCGCTGGCAACCGCGTAA